The proteins below come from a single Gammaproteobacteria bacterium genomic window:
- a CDS encoding DUF1674 domain-containing protein, giving the protein MSDTSSKKPTATPEPDAAGVQKWRPEQAADTPDQPKDVLPKEVGGREGPEPTRFGDWEKNGRCIDF; this is encoded by the coding sequence ATGTCTGATACTTCCAGCAAAAAACCGACTGCTACCCCCGAGCCTGATGCAGCTGGCGTCCAGAAATGGCGCCCGGAACAGGCGGCTGACACGCCAGACCAGCCGAAGGACGTCTTGCCGAAAGAAGTCGGTGGTCGTGAGGGTCCGGAGCCGACGCGATTCGGTGACTGGGAGAAGAACGGGCGCTGTATCGATTTCTGA
- the sdhC gene encoding succinate dehydrogenase, cytochrome b556 subunit encodes MSSSERPLSPHLQVYRWRVSMFTSIAHRASGVFLSLGAPVLVGWLIAAAASPEYFDYINGLLGSMLGKLALLGWTLAFFYHIANGVRHLFWDIGAGFEKPVYRTTAWLAIAFAIGATAYVWAPIFMGGAA; translated from the coding sequence ATGTCCAGTTCTGAACGGCCACTCTCGCCGCACCTGCAGGTGTACCGCTGGCGGGTCAGCATGTTCACCTCGATTGCGCATCGTGCCTCGGGCGTGTTTCTGTCGCTTGGCGCACCCGTGCTGGTGGGGTGGTTGATTGCAGCGGCTGCCAGCCCTGAATACTTCGACTACATCAACGGCCTGCTGGGCAGCATGCTCGGCAAGCTGGCATTGCTTGGCTGGACGCTGGCGTTCTTCTACCACATCGCCAACGGCGTGCGTCACCTCTTCTGGGATATCGGCGCCGGCTTCGAGAAGCCCGTGTATCGGACGACGGCCTGGCTGGCGATTGCCTTCGCGATTGGCGCGACTGCCTATGTCTGGGCACCGATCTTCATGGGAGGTGCGGCATGA
- the sdhD gene encoding succinate dehydrogenase, hydrophobic membrane anchor protein: MRGFNPKRTDRKNVSYLGAAGAGSGHWWAQRMTALIMLPLAVWLMVSLCGLVGQPQAAVTAWMGSLVNATLLLILLPTILLHSALGLQVVIEDYVHSHWLKLGAILLIRFVFLLLAVGLVIAVLRVALGG; this comes from the coding sequence ATGAGGGGCTTCAATCCTAAACGTACGGATCGCAAGAACGTCTCCTACCTGGGTGCCGCCGGTGCGGGCAGTGGCCACTGGTGGGCGCAGCGCATGACCGCGTTGATCATGCTTCCGCTGGCTGTCTGGCTGATGGTGTCGCTGTGCGGCCTGGTCGGCCAGCCGCAGGCGGCCGTGACGGCCTGGATGGGTTCGCTGGTCAATGCCACGCTGCTGCTGATCCTGCTGCCGACCATTCTGCTGCACTCGGCGCTTGGCCTGCAGGTCGTCATCGAGGATTACGTGCACAGTCACTGGCTGAAGCTTGGCGCGATCCTGCTGATCCGTTTCGTCTTCCTTCTTCTTGCAGTCGGCCTCGTCATTGCCGTGCTGCGTGTCGCCCTCGGAGGCTGA